A genomic window from Caballeronia sp. SBC1 includes:
- a CDS encoding YXWGXW repeat-containing protein has translation MKIRLFIAQAAIVVAGVAAVAGSASAEVIIVAPNAPPPVRVESVPPARVGYVWDNGHWRWEHGRYVWNPGHWQVERVGYHWVPGHWVARGGAWRWMPGHWA, from the coding sequence ATGAAAATACGTTTGTTCATTGCCCAGGCGGCGATTGTTGTGGCCGGCGTCGCGGCTGTCGCAGGAAGTGCGTCGGCTGAAGTCATTATCGTGGCGCCGAATGCGCCGCCGCCCGTGCGCGTGGAATCCGTTCCGCCGGCTCGGGTAGGTTATGTGTGGGATAACGGCCACTGGCGCTGGGAACACGGTCGGTACGTGTGGAATCCGGGGCATTGGCAAGTCGAGCGCGTGGGGTATCACTGGGTGCCGGGGCACTGGGTCGCACGCGGCGGTGCATGGCGCTGGATGCCTGGACACTGGGCCTGA
- a CDS encoding chloride channel protein has product MIRVLRSLPRFTLRRARSLWHRYGIFWVGAIAVGLVAVLYAKLIDWGYNAFRAVQHDHVWLPLILTPAVAALSVWLTRKFFRGSEGSGIPQVIAVLHSPPGLGIRLLSPAILIAKMGISFIAILGGFTIGREGPTVQVGAALMYNLRRLFPRSNARIERQLVLAGAAAGLSAAFNTPLAGIVFAIEELTRSFEARTSGVLITGIILAGIVALGLNGNYTYFGTIEVSAHFPSLLAVAVLITAIVTGIAGGVFCWLLLNTSKWIPARLREMHATRPVVFATLCGLIIAVVGVVSGGTTFGSGYAEARGLLEGHEQLSPLYPLLKMVSMIGSYLPGIPGGIFAPSLSIGAGFGNVLHMVFSHMQLSMLIALGMVGYLAAVTQSPIMSFVIVVEMINGHALVISLMATALIASRVSRLFSPPLYEALAERYMTPLPLPVPRASPEVPETPVEDEEPVTK; this is encoded by the coding sequence ATGATTCGCGTGTTACGTTCTCTCCCCCGATTTACTCTTCGACGTGCGCGCAGCCTCTGGCACCGCTACGGTATTTTTTGGGTTGGCGCAATCGCGGTGGGGCTGGTCGCCGTGTTGTACGCGAAGCTCATCGACTGGGGCTATAACGCGTTTCGTGCCGTTCAGCACGACCATGTCTGGTTGCCGCTGATCTTGACGCCGGCGGTGGCCGCGTTATCCGTCTGGCTCACGCGAAAGTTCTTTCGCGGCTCGGAAGGCAGCGGCATTCCACAGGTTATCGCCGTGTTGCACAGTCCGCCGGGACTGGGGATCCGGTTGTTGTCACCAGCCATCCTGATCGCGAAGATGGGGATCTCGTTTATCGCCATCCTCGGTGGTTTCACCATTGGCCGCGAAGGCCCGACCGTCCAGGTCGGCGCAGCGCTGATGTACAACCTTCGACGACTGTTTCCCCGCTCAAACGCCCGCATCGAGCGGCAACTCGTGCTGGCCGGCGCGGCGGCAGGATTATCGGCCGCATTCAACACACCGCTTGCCGGCATTGTGTTCGCAATCGAAGAACTGACGCGCAGCTTCGAAGCGCGTACGAGCGGCGTGCTGATCACGGGCATCATCCTCGCGGGTATCGTGGCGCTGGGCTTGAACGGTAACTACACGTATTTCGGCACCATCGAGGTCAGCGCGCATTTCCCCAGCTTGCTGGCGGTCGCGGTGCTGATCACGGCCATCGTGACGGGCATCGCGGGCGGCGTGTTTTGCTGGTTGCTGCTCAATACGTCCAAATGGATTCCGGCACGTCTGCGCGAGATGCACGCGACACGTCCGGTTGTGTTCGCCACGCTCTGCGGTTTGATCATCGCCGTGGTCGGGGTTGTGTCGGGCGGTACTACCTTCGGCAGCGGTTATGCCGAGGCGCGCGGCCTGCTGGAAGGCCACGAGCAGCTCTCGCCGCTGTATCCGCTGCTCAAGATGGTCTCGATGATTGGCTCGTATCTGCCCGGCATTCCGGGCGGCATCTTCGCGCCGTCGTTATCGATTGGCGCCGGCTTCGGCAACGTGCTCCATATGGTCTTCAGCCACATGCAGTTGTCGATGCTGATTGCGCTCGGCATGGTGGGTTATCTGGCGGCCGTCACGCAGTCGCCGATCATGTCGTTCGTGATCGTGGTGGAAATGATCAACGGTCATGCGCTGGTGATCTCGCTCATGGCAACAGCGCTGATTGCGAGCCGGGTGTCGCGCCTCTTCTCGCCGCCGCTTTACGAAGCGTTGGCCGAGCGCTACATGACCCCACTGCCCTTGCCCGTGCCCCGGGCATCGCCCGAAGTGCCTGAAACTCCCGTCGAGGACGAAGAGCCAGTCACCAAATAA
- a CDS encoding OpgC domain-containing protein: MNSPNRRSLEVDFFRGVVLLVIAVDHISGSVLSRFTLHSYAFCDSAEVFVFLGGYASAAAYTTLAANRSHGAARLRFLKRSWEIYRAYLFTAVMMLLGGALLMWLRIDTPMMQITEWPSFLARPLGLTFDVATLRHQPYLSAVLPMYAIFALAVPFVVPLAGSKPVVVLFGSLGVWLFASSLAQWLPSAYAEGWSFNPFAWQLMFALGILARMQPIPAEFHDSKTARWMTRAAIVVFLTFAFAKLFLETQAPPGYMKQNLASLRIVSFVVIAWLFAQAVHAGWIKALAKSLPSVVNIGKQGLVCFIAGACMSLVIDTALRLVSLGQYQWMAGLGGDVIAIGSLIWLAAFWRDRKEAQRARLPKRPTVPAHATNRRDR; encoded by the coding sequence ATGAATTCCCCGAATCGCCGTTCTCTCGAAGTGGATTTCTTCCGGGGAGTCGTGTTGCTGGTGATTGCAGTCGATCATATTTCGGGAAGCGTCTTATCCAGATTTACACTCCATAGTTACGCGTTCTGCGATTCCGCAGAAGTTTTCGTGTTCCTGGGTGGATATGCGTCGGCAGCCGCTTATACAACGCTGGCAGCGAACCGGAGCCACGGGGCCGCGCGTCTGCGCTTCCTGAAGCGTAGCTGGGAGATCTATCGGGCGTACCTCTTCACGGCCGTGATGATGCTGCTCGGCGGGGCACTGTTGATGTGGCTGCGCATTGACACCCCGATGATGCAGATCACTGAATGGCCGTCGTTCCTGGCCCGGCCGCTAGGGCTGACGTTTGATGTCGCGACCTTGCGGCATCAGCCGTATTTATCGGCGGTGTTGCCCATGTACGCCATCTTCGCGCTCGCCGTGCCGTTCGTGGTGCCGTTGGCCGGAAGTAAGCCGGTTGTCGTGTTGTTTGGCAGTCTCGGCGTATGGCTTTTTGCATCGTCGCTCGCGCAATGGCTGCCGTCGGCTTACGCGGAAGGGTGGTCCTTCAATCCGTTCGCGTGGCAACTGATGTTCGCGCTCGGCATCCTCGCGCGCATGCAGCCGATCCCTGCCGAATTCCACGATTCGAAAACCGCGCGCTGGATGACCCGCGCGGCAATTGTCGTGTTCCTGACGTTTGCGTTCGCGAAGCTGTTCCTGGAGACGCAGGCGCCCCCCGGATATATGAAGCAGAACCTGGCGAGTCTGCGCATTGTGAGTTTTGTGGTGATTGCGTGGCTGTTCGCGCAGGCAGTGCACGCCGGATGGATCAAGGCGCTAGCGAAGAGCTTGCCGAGCGTGGTTAACATCGGCAAGCAGGGGCTGGTGTGTTTTATTGCGGGCGCGTGCATGTCGCTGGTCATCGATACCGCCTTGCGGCTCGTATCTCTTGGCCAATACCAGTGGATGGCGGGGCTCGGCGGCGACGTCATCGCGATAGGCAGCCTGATCTGGCTCGCGGCGTTCTGGCGCGACCGTAAGGAGGCTCAGCGGGCACGGTTGCCGAAGCGCCCGACGGTTCCGGCGCATGCGACCAACCGGCGCGACAGATAG
- a CDS encoding MFS transporter, translating into MSSASPSGSLPASPASDAKMSTSRVIFASFIGTAIEFYDFYVYATAAALVIGPVFFPHSSPAAQALSAFVTFGIAFIARPIGSFIFGHFGDRIGRKSTLVASLLVMGVSTTLIGFVPGYASIGSLAPVLLCILRFGQGIGLGGEWGGAALLATEYAPQNKRGWFGMFPQLGPSVGFLASNGLFFGLALSLTDEQFRSWGWRVPFIVSAVLVALGLYVRLKIAETPAFREAIEKKERVRVPIATLFGQYLKPTLLGAVAMIVCYTLFYISTVFSLSYGVSTLHFTREKFLGLLCFAVIFMAIATPISALASDKFGRRPVLIVGCIAAILSGFTMAPLLGSGNTYAVALFLTIELFLMGVTFAPMGALLPELFPTNVRYTGAGVAYNVGGILGASVAPYIAQLLANRGGLAWVGGYVSVAAAISLLGVLCMRETRDIKLS; encoded by the coding sequence ATGTCATCAGCCTCACCCTCGGGCTCGTTGCCCGCATCGCCCGCAAGCGACGCGAAAATGAGCACTTCCCGCGTCATCTTCGCGAGTTTTATCGGTACGGCGATCGAGTTCTACGATTTCTATGTCTACGCAACCGCCGCTGCGCTGGTTATCGGCCCGGTCTTTTTCCCGCATAGCTCGCCCGCGGCGCAAGCGTTGTCGGCGTTCGTCACGTTTGGCATTGCGTTTATCGCGCGGCCGATCGGCTCGTTTATCTTCGGCCATTTCGGTGACCGCATCGGGCGAAAATCAACGCTTGTCGCCTCGCTGCTCGTCATGGGCGTGTCAACCACGCTGATTGGCTTTGTTCCGGGCTACGCGTCTATCGGCAGCCTCGCGCCGGTGCTGCTGTGCATCCTGCGCTTCGGCCAGGGCATCGGGCTCGGCGGCGAATGGGGCGGTGCCGCGCTCCTCGCCACCGAATATGCGCCGCAGAACAAGCGCGGCTGGTTCGGCATGTTCCCGCAGCTCGGGCCGTCGGTGGGTTTCCTGGCATCGAATGGACTGTTCTTCGGGCTGGCGCTCTCGCTCACCGACGAACAATTCCGTAGCTGGGGCTGGCGCGTGCCGTTCATCGTGAGCGCCGTGCTGGTGGCGCTCGGGCTTTATGTGCGCCTGAAAATTGCCGAAACGCCGGCGTTCCGTGAAGCTATCGAGAAAAAGGAACGCGTGCGTGTGCCTATCGCGACGCTGTTCGGCCAATACCTGAAACCCACGCTGCTCGGCGCGGTCGCGATGATCGTCTGCTACACGCTCTTCTATATCTCGACGGTTTTCTCGCTCTCATACGGCGTCTCGACGCTGCATTTCACGCGCGAGAAATTCCTCGGGCTGCTCTGTTTCGCGGTCATTTTCATGGCTATCGCTACGCCGATTTCCGCCTTGGCCAGCGATAAATTCGGTCGTCGGCCGGTGCTGATTGTGGGTTGTATCGCGGCTATCCTGTCCGGCTTCACAATGGCCCCGCTGCTCGGCAGCGGCAACACCTACGCGGTCGCGCTGTTTCTCACCATCGAACTGTTCCTGATGGGTGTGACTTTTGCGCCGATGGGCGCGCTGCTGCCCGAGTTGTTCCCGACCAACGTGCGTTATACCGGCGCGGGCGTCGCGTATAACGTGGGCGGGATCCTGGGTGCATCGGTGGCGCCGTATATTGCGCAATTGCTGGCGAATCGCGGCGGTTTGGCGTGGGTCGGCGGGTATGTGTCCGTCGCGGCGGCGATCAGCCTGCTCGGCGTGCTGTGCATGCGGGAAACGCGGGACATCAAGCTTTCATAG
- a CDS encoding energy transducer TonB yields the protein MTSSLKTARIALTLSIAATIAACTITPPPSALESKPAAAVSSATLDQYKVRVAQHIFERNPSLVLKGTPQAMLRSLVVVAFTVDRNGRVIRSSVYRTNGDDEAEATALASLRRASPLPTPPARLLDGNGQLDLFEDWLFNDNGQFQLRSIHSPQATTID from the coding sequence ATGACCTCCAGCTTAAAAACAGCGCGCATTGCGCTGACCTTATCGATCGCGGCAACCATCGCCGCCTGCACAATCACCCCGCCGCCCAGCGCGCTCGAATCCAAACCAGCCGCCGCCGTGAGCAGCGCGACGCTCGATCAGTACAAGGTGCGCGTGGCGCAACACATCTTCGAGCGCAATCCTTCCCTGGTACTCAAAGGCACGCCGCAAGCCATGCTGCGCTCGCTAGTCGTGGTCGCGTTCACCGTGGACCGCAACGGCCGCGTGATCCGGTCGTCGGTCTACCGGACCAATGGCGACGACGAAGCCGAAGCCACCGCGCTCGCGTCGCTACGACGCGCATCGCCATTGCCCACGCCGCCTGCGCGTCTGCTTGACGGCAACGGCCAGCTAGATTTGTTCGAAGACTGGCTCTTCAACGACAACGGCCAGTTCCAGCTGCGCAGCATCCATTCACCGCAGGCGACAACCATCGATTGA
- a CDS encoding site-specific integrase, translating into MPKVAKELGALAVSRLTQEGMHPVGKVAGLYLQVTGAKSRSWILRVKVGDRRREIGLGAFPAISLADARLKAQFERDKIRTGVDPILERREAASRLKASQDLEMTFEASAKKFMEAKSSEWKNPKHGDQWRNTLETYAYPFIGRLFVRHIARDHVMQVLDPIWLTKNETASRLRGRVEAILNWCKVKGYRSGENPATWRGNLETLLSKPSKVQKVRNHPALPFSEMGTFMQNLRKIDAVGARCLEFAILTAARSGEVRGARFSEIDRETKVWRVPGERMKAKKEHRVPLSEAAFALIEKMPQSEDDGLIFPSPRGKVLSDMTLLMIVRRMGADAVPHGFRSTFRDWAGEITNYPRELAEVALAHVKGDATEAAYWRSDILEKRRRMMDDWARFIAVPMPKGSVIPLHKQA; encoded by the coding sequence ATGCCGAAGGTAGCTAAAGAGCTTGGGGCGCTGGCGGTGTCCCGACTTACTCAAGAAGGAATGCACCCTGTCGGCAAGGTGGCGGGGTTATACCTGCAGGTAACCGGTGCTAAATCGCGTTCGTGGATCTTGCGCGTTAAGGTGGGTGACCGCCGGCGCGAGATCGGGCTCGGCGCTTTTCCTGCAATCTCCCTCGCTGATGCGCGCTTAAAAGCTCAGTTCGAGCGCGACAAAATCAGAACTGGCGTCGACCCTATCCTTGAGCGTCGTGAAGCTGCGAGTCGCCTTAAAGCAAGCCAAGATCTGGAAATGACGTTCGAGGCTTCCGCCAAAAAGTTTATGGAAGCGAAGTCTTCCGAATGGAAAAATCCGAAACACGGCGATCAGTGGCGTAACACGCTGGAAACCTACGCTTATCCGTTCATCGGACGGCTCTTCGTTCGCCACATTGCCCGCGATCACGTGATGCAAGTTCTCGATCCGATCTGGCTAACTAAAAATGAAACCGCATCGCGCCTTCGCGGCCGCGTCGAGGCAATTCTTAATTGGTGCAAGGTGAAGGGTTATCGTTCGGGCGAGAATCCGGCAACCTGGCGTGGCAACTTGGAAACCCTGCTGTCGAAACCGTCAAAGGTTCAGAAGGTCCGTAACCATCCGGCGCTTCCGTTCTCGGAAATGGGCACGTTCATGCAAAACCTCCGAAAGATCGATGCCGTCGGCGCTCGATGCTTGGAGTTTGCGATCCTGACGGCTGCTCGCTCCGGAGAAGTTCGCGGCGCCCGCTTCAGTGAAATCGATCGAGAGACAAAGGTTTGGCGCGTGCCGGGCGAGCGCATGAAGGCTAAGAAAGAACACCGCGTGCCGCTTTCAGAAGCTGCATTTGCCTTGATCGAAAAGATGCCTCAATCCGAAGATGACGGACTGATATTTCCGAGCCCACGTGGCAAGGTGCTGTCTGACATGACGTTGCTCATGATCGTTCGGCGTATGGGCGCTGATGCCGTGCCTCATGGCTTCCGGAGCACTTTCCGCGACTGGGCCGGAGAGATTACGAACTATCCTCGCGAGCTGGCCGAGGTCGCGCTTGCACACGTGAAGGGCGACGCCACAGAGGCAGCTTACTGGCGCAGCGACATCCTGGAAAAGCGCCGGCGCATGATGGATGATTGGGCGCGTTTCATTGCGGTACCGATGCCGAAGGGGTCCGTAATCCCACTTCACAAACAAGCATGA
- a CDS encoding AlpA family transcriptional regulator, which produces MTEQYRTSLAILRRKQVENETGLARSTIYDRMKDGTFPPAIKIGVKAVGWRAGDIDRFLANPAGFRA; this is translated from the coding sequence ATGACCGAGCAATACCGCACTTCTCTCGCAATTCTGCGACGCAAACAAGTCGAAAATGAAACCGGGCTTGCCCGTTCGACGATCTATGACCGCATGAAGGATGGCACTTTTCCGCCGGCGATCAAGATCGGCGTGAAGGCTGTTGGTTGGAGAGCCGGTGACATCGACAGATTCCTCGCGAACCCTGCTGGATTCAGGGCATAA
- a CDS encoding helix-turn-helix domain-containing protein, giving the protein MTTRNNKGHAGKSAPPKKTTENDSKQKPARLQDMSSAAQRKRVLEYLRASPQTTYSLRAHGISHPAQRVRELICIDGYLINSDPVVAVDSDGYRHSRVALYSLGGEPDTRDLFDLEVA; this is encoded by the coding sequence ATGACCACCAGAAACAACAAGGGGCACGCTGGCAAGAGCGCACCCCCAAAAAAGACCACCGAGAACGATTCTAAGCAGAAGCCGGCTCGGTTGCAAGACATGAGCAGCGCCGCGCAGCGGAAACGCGTTCTCGAATACCTGCGTGCCTCGCCGCAGACCACATACAGCCTTCGCGCCCACGGCATCTCGCACCCTGCACAGCGGGTTCGTGAGCTGATCTGCATTGATGGCTACCTCATCAACAGCGACCCCGTAGTGGCGGTCGACAGCGACGGCTACAGGCATTCGCGCGTTGCTCTCTATTCGCTCGGTGGCGAGCCCGATACCCGTGACCTCTTTGATCTGGAGGTCGCGTGA